The following proteins come from a genomic window of Flavobacterium crocinum:
- a CDS encoding DUF4625 domain-containing protein: MKTTKLILASLFASIAFTSCSNDDSEKEQAVPAIDKIELGLGNSETATIGQDFHFNAEVTASDKIENVQVKIVQKSTETYSKPWSHEITWTQYAGAKNATVHKHFDIPEDAVEGKYDFIIIINDQNGSKLEVKKNLTIIKQKI, encoded by the coding sequence ATGAAAACAACAAAACTCATTCTGGCTTCGCTTTTTGCTTCCATTGCTTTTACAAGCTGTAGCAACGACGATTCCGAAAAAGAACAGGCAGTTCCTGCTATTGACAAAATCGAACTAGGTCTTGGCAACAGTGAAACAGCAACTATTGGACAAGATTTCCATTTTAATGCTGAAGTAACGGCTTCAGATAAAATCGAAAATGTTCAGGTTAAAATTGTGCAAAAAAGTACCGAAACGTATTCAAAACCCTGGTCACATGAAATTACCTGGACACAATATGCAGGAGCAAAAAATGCCACAGTTCACAAACATTTTGATATTCCTGAAGATGCTGTAGAGGGGAAATACGATTTCATCATTATCATAAACGATCAAAACGGAAGTAAGCTGGAAGTGAAGAAAAACCTAACAATTATAAAACAAAAAATATGA
- a CDS encoding DUF4625 domain-containing protein: MKKIKFLFGVLTLVLISSCSSDNGEIDTEYPVIDITGANAFPIQCSTISRGQTITFKATFNDNVALGSYSLDIHHNFDHHTHSTEVTTCEMEAVKKPVKPMLFINNYTIPNGVKSYEATAQITIPADVDPGDYHFMIRLTDKEGWQTLKGLSIKIL; the protein is encoded by the coding sequence ATGAAAAAAATAAAGTTTCTCTTTGGCGTTTTGACTCTTGTCCTTATTTCATCCTGTTCCAGCGATAATGGAGAAATCGATACGGAATATCCCGTAATTGATATTACCGGAGCAAATGCTTTTCCGATTCAATGCAGTACAATTTCGCGCGGTCAAACGATCACATTTAAAGCCACTTTTAATGACAATGTTGCTTTGGGTTCTTACAGCCTTGACATTCATCACAATTTCGATCATCACACGCATAGTACAGAAGTGACAACTTGTGAGATGGAAGCGGTAAAAAAGCCTGTAAAACCAATGCTTTTCATCAACAATTACACAATTCCAAATGGTGTAAAAAGCTACGAAGCAACGGCACAAATTACCATTCCTGCAGATGTTGATCCCGGAGATTACCATTTTATGATTCGCCTGACGGACAAAGAAGGCTGGCAAACGCTGAAAGGTTTAAGTATTAAAATTTTATAA
- a CDS encoding HlyD family secretion protein, which yields MVKIKNETRRNKTFHILITIIACVLVISGVILGIWFYVFNRNHEETNDAQVEQYVTPIMSRITGYVQQVRFNENQFVHKGDTLVVIDNREYKSKLNVALADVQNAEQNSVVAQKNAINTASATAINEAQLEAAKSNLWKTKLEYERYKALVSEEAATSQQLEKVRADYEAAQAHFQEMKNRIHSATLSTSVAEANVPTTQTNIASKQAVADNAALFLSYTIITAPYDGWVGKRTLQPGQLVKEGQSLLSIVSKEKWITANFKETQLQYLTVGQDVEIKADAVSDKTFIGTIASLSPASGARFSLLPPDNATGNFVKIEQRIPVRIQLKDNDKQTDFLRAGMNITVIAAH from the coding sequence ATGGTTAAGATAAAAAATGAAACTAGAAGAAATAAAACGTTTCATATACTAATAACAATTATTGCGTGTGTGCTTGTTATAAGCGGTGTTATTTTAGGAATTTGGTTTTATGTGTTCAACAGAAACCACGAAGAAACCAACGACGCGCAGGTCGAACAATATGTAACGCCAATTATGTCGAGAATTACAGGTTATGTACAGCAAGTTCGTTTCAACGAAAACCAGTTTGTGCATAAAGGCGATACCTTGGTTGTGATTGACAATCGTGAATACAAATCAAAACTGAATGTGGCTCTTGCCGATGTTCAAAATGCAGAGCAAAACAGCGTTGTGGCTCAAAAAAATGCCATAAACACAGCCAGTGCAACAGCAATTAACGAAGCGCAGTTAGAAGCGGCAAAATCGAATCTTTGGAAAACCAAACTGGAATACGAAAGATACAAAGCTTTGGTAAGTGAAGAAGCAGCAACTTCTCAGCAATTAGAAAAAGTCCGCGCCGATTACGAAGCTGCTCAGGCACATTTTCAGGAAATGAAAAACAGAATTCATTCGGCGACTTTAAGTACTTCTGTTGCTGAAGCGAATGTACCAACAACACAGACGAATATTGCATCCAAACAAGCCGTGGCTGATAATGCGGCATTATTTCTTTCGTATACGATCATTACAGCGCCTTATGACGGTTGGGTCGGAAAACGAACTTTACAGCCAGGTCAATTGGTAAAAGAAGGGCAATCTCTCTTGTCAATTGTAAGCAAAGAAAAATGGATTACTGCCAATTTTAAAGAAACGCAATTACAATATTTGACTGTTGGACAGGATGTTGAAATAAAAGCTGATGCTGTAAGTGATAAAACTTTCATTGGTACAATTGCTTCTTTATCGCCTGCGAGTGGGGCAAGATTTTCATTGCTTCCTCCAGATAACGCAACAGGGAACTTCGTAAAAATTGAGCAAAGAATTCCAGTTCGAATTCAGTTAAAAGACAACGACAAACAAACCGATTTTTTAAGAGCGGGTATGAATATCACTGTGATCGCAGCACACTAA
- a CDS encoding TolC family protein, which yields MILTFNGLQAQEVHSVSLQEALKLAKENNKKILRSQLEVTLSEQNIKERKELRLPDVQLNGMYSRITNITEFKGSGFLNGKEVTKAIPEIYEVNSTFKMPIYAGNKINNAIKIANQENEIAKIKTEKTENDIELEVVANYLAIYKMMELQKIFEENIKEEKSRLKEVQSLQKHGTVTKNEVIRAELQLSDRELNALTNSKNIKIALHDLKTLIQIPENEEIAIDTTSNLDEMNGLDPYDYYMTKALQNEEMRIASQELDISKTELKMVKGNYLPSVHFFGNYGFYYPNYKFFPPNPYLYTLGQVGIEATFDLSSLYKNKTKMDQANTKIEWQKMQNEIVKEEIQDKLFKEHTQYQEILEKFVVVDKALDLANENYRIVKLKYLNQLVLITEMVDADNALLQAKYNKISTRLDAVLKHYELLHTAGMMPQS from the coding sequence ATGATATTAACATTCAATGGCTTACAAGCGCAGGAAGTTCATTCGGTTTCATTACAAGAAGCTTTGAAACTGGCGAAAGAAAACAACAAAAAAATCCTTAGATCTCAACTGGAGGTCACGCTCTCGGAGCAAAACATCAAAGAAAGAAAAGAACTTCGACTGCCAGACGTACAACTAAATGGCATGTATTCCAGAATTACGAATATTACCGAATTCAAAGGAAGCGGATTCTTAAATGGTAAAGAAGTTACAAAGGCGATTCCTGAAATTTATGAGGTCAATTCTACCTTTAAAATGCCAATTTATGCTGGGAATAAGATTAACAATGCCATCAAAATTGCGAATCAGGAAAACGAAATCGCTAAAATAAAAACGGAAAAAACCGAAAATGATATCGAACTGGAAGTGGTAGCCAACTATCTGGCGATTTATAAAATGATGGAACTTCAGAAGATTTTTGAAGAAAACATCAAAGAAGAAAAAAGCCGACTGAAAGAAGTGCAATCGCTTCAAAAACATGGAACGGTTACGAAAAACGAGGTTATTCGTGCCGAATTACAGCTTTCGGATCGTGAATTGAATGCGTTAACTAACTCCAAAAACATTAAAATCGCACTTCACGATCTGAAAACGCTGATCCAGATTCCGGAAAACGAGGAAATCGCGATTGATACAACATCAAATCTGGACGAAATGAACGGCCTAGATCCGTATGATTATTATATGACTAAAGCTTTGCAAAACGAAGAAATGCGAATTGCAAGCCAGGAATTGGATATCAGCAAAACGGAATTGAAAATGGTTAAAGGAAATTATCTGCCAAGCGTTCACTTCTTTGGGAATTACGGTTTTTATTATCCGAATTATAAATTTTTTCCGCCCAATCCGTACTTATACACTTTAGGACAAGTGGGTATTGAAGCGACTTTTGATCTTTCTTCTTTGTATAAAAACAAAACCAAAATGGATCAGGCGAATACCAAAATCGAATGGCAGAAAATGCAGAATGAAATTGTAAAAGAAGAAATTCAGGATAAGCTTTTTAAAGAACATACGCAGTATCAGGAAATCCTTGAAAAGTTTGTTGTGGTCGACAAAGCGTTGGATTTAGCTAATGAAAATTACAGAATCGTAAAGCTGAAATACTTGAATCAACTCGTTTTAATTACTGAAATGGTCGATGCTGATAATGCTTTGCTTCAGGCGAAATACAACAAAATTTCTACGCGACTGGATGCGGTTTTAAAACATTACGAGCTGTTGCATACGGCGGGGATGATGCCTCAGAGTTAG
- a CDS encoding DUF58 domain-containing protein, with amino-acid sequence MKIESEIEKVSSFQHLEMLANQVVEGFISGMHKSPFHGFSAEFAEHKVYNAGESTKHIDWKLFAKTDRLYTKRFEEETNLRCHLIVDNSSSMHYPELKSNQPFYEKKIGFAVLASAVLMNILKKQRDAVGLSVFSDKYEYYAPEKGSDRHHRMLLNKLEELLVQPKVKKTTDTITYLHQIAEKMHRRSMIILFTDMFQTEDDEKLFNALQHLKHNKHKVVLFHVVDNETELKFDFDNAPRKFIDLESGEEVSIFADNVKQEYEKRVEAYFKNLALTCAKNQIKYVPVNVGDNFEKILTTYLVEKQNFG; translated from the coding sequence ATGAAAATTGAATCGGAAATAGAGAAAGTCTCCAGTTTTCAGCATCTCGAAATGCTGGCGAACCAGGTTGTGGAAGGTTTTATATCGGGAATGCACAAGAGTCCATTTCATGGATTTTCGGCCGAATTTGCCGAACATAAAGTTTATAACGCAGGCGAAAGTACCAAACATATCGATTGGAAATTGTTTGCCAAAACCGATCGTTTATACACGAAACGTTTTGAGGAAGAAACCAATTTACGCTGTCATTTGATTGTCGATAATTCGTCGTCAATGCATTATCCTGAATTGAAATCGAATCAGCCTTTTTATGAAAAGAAGATTGGTTTTGCGGTTTTGGCTTCGGCGGTTTTAATGAATATTTTAAAGAAACAGCGCGATGCCGTTGGTCTGAGCGTTTTCTCAGATAAATATGAATATTACGCACCCGAAAAAGGAAGCGATCGTCATCACAGAATGCTTTTGAATAAACTGGAAGAATTGTTGGTTCAGCCAAAAGTCAAAAAAACGACTGATACGATTACGTATTTGCATCAGATTGCAGAGAAAATGCACCGTCGTTCGATGATTATTTTGTTTACCGATATGTTTCAGACGGAAGACGATGAAAAGCTTTTCAACGCTTTACAGCATCTTAAACACAACAAACATAAAGTAGTTTTATTTCACGTAGTGGATAATGAAACCGAACTGAAGTTTGATTTTGACAACGCACCAAGAAAGTTTATCGACTTAGAATCAGGTGAAGAGGTTTCTATTTTTGCGGATAATGTAAAACAGGAATACGAAAAAAGGGTAGAAGCTTATTTTAAAAACCTGGCTTTAACCTGTGCAAAGAACCAAATTAAGTACGTTCCGGTAAATGTTGGCGATAATTTTGAAAAAATATTGACTACATATTTGGTTGAAAAACAAAACTTTGGATAA
- a CDS encoding M1 family aminopeptidase, translating into MKIFYSLVCFVVLISNAFSQSKENELFENGVSEQLAHFRKKQISDLQYTLFFEIPNQKVENINSQLFVNLNLSDLSQPLLFDFKEKTTNIKTVEANGKKLSIVHENGHIIIPVSALVSGKNTVSISFIAGNLSLNRNDDFLYTLLVPDRASTLFPCFDQPDLKATYKLRLSVPKDWSVLAGADVVEKLEKGDFTAYTFGESDKMSTYLFSFVAGKFKSATQKPGLEMTMLYRENSPEKFRVSADTIFNLHQQSLHFLEKYTDRKFPFQKLDFASIPVFQYGGMEHVGAIQYRESTLFLDNSATDSEKLNRAKLIAHETSHMWFGDLVTMKWFDDVWMKEVFANFMADKIMNPIFPKVNHNLQFFTAHYPSAYAEDRSLGTHPIKQHLANLKNAGSLYGAIIYNKAPIMMRQLEASMGKEAFQKGIQKYIQKYANDNADWNNLVELLDAETPLDMKKWSEVWVNKSGRAIFTDKVEYDSKNRIKSFEIQQQAEDKSENIWPQVFQIGLVYAKEVKILSVNINDKNTLVKEAVGLEKPLAVVYNYNGFGYGVFPLDGNNLNYIATLKDEVARASSYSNLYENTLIRNVSPNQAFDCFLKAIETEQNELVLRIASNSLNTIYWRFFNEKQQNKVQKQLEGILNERLQANLSANIKKTLFGLFSSIAYSNSAKASLYKVWNREISIPNLKLNEDDYTNMAMNLAIFKHPKADEILEKTRTSFTNPDKQKRFEFLLPSLSKDESVRNAFMESLKDDANREKESWVSVGLANIHHPLRQESAQKYIRFSLDLVDEIQRTGDIFFPKDWLDNTVGKYSSKFAFDEVQRFLKENPNFSPILKRKLFQATDLLYKAQNIKKETE; encoded by the coding sequence ATGAAAATTTTCTACAGCCTTGTTTGTTTTGTCGTCTTGATTTCCAATGCTTTTTCGCAGTCAAAAGAAAATGAATTATTTGAAAATGGTGTTTCAGAGCAGTTGGCGCACTTTCGAAAAAAACAGATTTCAGATCTTCAGTACACTTTGTTTTTCGAAATTCCGAATCAAAAAGTGGAGAATATAAATTCTCAGTTATTCGTAAATTTGAATTTATCTGATTTGAGCCAGCCCTTACTTTTTGATTTTAAAGAAAAAACTACTAACATAAAAACGGTTGAAGCCAACGGGAAAAAGCTTTCGATTGTTCATGAAAACGGTCATATCATAATTCCGGTTTCAGCATTGGTTTCAGGAAAAAATACGGTTTCCATTTCATTTATCGCCGGGAATTTGTCCTTAAACAGAAATGACGATTTCTTGTATACTTTGTTAGTTCCGGATCGCGCAAGTACATTGTTTCCGTGTTTCGATCAGCCCGATTTAAAAGCAACTTATAAATTAAGACTTTCTGTGCCAAAAGACTGGTCGGTTTTGGCTGGAGCCGATGTGGTAGAGAAACTCGAAAAAGGAGATTTTACAGCTTATACTTTTGGAGAATCAGACAAAATGAGTACTTATTTATTTTCTTTCGTAGCAGGAAAATTCAAAAGTGCGACCCAAAAACCAGGTTTAGAAATGACGATGTTATATCGTGAAAACAGCCCGGAGAAATTTCGCGTAAGTGCTGATACTATTTTTAATTTACATCAGCAATCGTTACACTTTTTAGAAAAATATACCGATCGTAAATTTCCGTTTCAGAAATTAGATTTCGCTTCAATTCCTGTTTTCCAATATGGCGGAATGGAACATGTTGGTGCAATTCAATACAGAGAATCGACTTTGTTTTTGGATAACAGCGCAACCGACAGCGAGAAATTAAATCGTGCAAAATTGATTGCTCATGAAACCTCACACATGTGGTTTGGTGATTTGGTTACGATGAAATGGTTTGACGACGTTTGGATGAAAGAGGTTTTTGCGAACTTTATGGCCGATAAAATCATGAACCCAATTTTTCCGAAAGTCAATCATAATCTGCAGTTTTTCACGGCGCATTATCCAAGCGCTTACGCAGAAGACCGATCTTTGGGAACACATCCTATCAAACAGCATTTAGCGAATTTAAAAAATGCAGGTTCGCTTTATGGTGCGATTATTTACAACAAAGCGCCCATTATGATGCGTCAGTTAGAAGCTTCGATGGGAAAGGAAGCTTTTCAGAAAGGAATTCAAAAATACATTCAGAAATACGCCAACGACAACGCCGATTGGAATAATCTAGTAGAACTTCTCGATGCCGAAACACCGCTTGATATGAAAAAATGGAGCGAGGTTTGGGTAAACAAATCCGGAAGAGCCATTTTTACAGATAAAGTCGAATACGATTCTAAAAACCGAATTAAGAGTTTTGAAATTCAACAACAAGCCGAGGATAAATCAGAGAATATCTGGCCACAGGTTTTTCAGATTGGTTTAGTTTATGCGAAAGAGGTAAAGATTTTATCGGTCAATATTAATGACAAAAATACCCTCGTAAAAGAGGCTGTCGGACTTGAAAAACCGCTTGCCGTTGTGTACAATTATAACGGTTTTGGATACGGAGTTTTTCCGCTTGACGGGAATAATTTAAATTATATTGCTACGCTGAAAGATGAGGTTGCAAGAGCTTCGAGTTACAGCAATCTTTATGAAAATACATTAATTAGAAATGTTTCTCCAAATCAGGCTTTTGATTGTTTTTTAAAGGCAATTGAAACAGAACAAAACGAATTGGTTTTGAGAATTGCCTCAAATAGTCTGAATACAATTTACTGGAGATTTTTTAACGAAAAACAACAGAACAAAGTTCAGAAACAGCTTGAAGGTATTTTGAATGAACGTTTGCAGGCTAATTTATCTGCGAATATCAAAAAGACATTATTCGGATTATTTAGTTCGATAGCGTATTCAAATTCGGCGAAAGCCAGTTTATATAAGGTTTGGAACAGAGAAATCTCGATTCCGAATTTGAAACTAAATGAGGACGATTATACTAACATGGCAATGAATCTGGCGATTTTTAAACATCCAAAAGCCGATGAGATTTTGGAGAAAACCAGAACATCGTTCACCAATCCGGATAAACAAAAGCGTTTTGAGTTTTTATTACCTTCATTATCAAAAGATGAATCAGTTCGAAATGCTTTTATGGAATCTTTAAAAGACGATGCAAACCGTGAAAAAGAATCCTGGGTTTCTGTTGGATTGGCGAATATTCATCATCCGCTTCGTCAGGAAAGTGCACAAAAATATATCAGATTTTCATTAGATTTGGTTGATGAAATTCAGCGAACGGGAGATATTTTCTTTCCGAAAGACTGGCTGGATAATACGGTTGGGAAATATTCGTCGAAATTTGCTTTTGATGAAGTACAGCGATTCTTAAAAGAAAATCCTAATTTTAGTCCAATCTTGAAACGCAAATTGTTTCAGGCGACAGATTTGCTTTATAAAGCACAAAATATTAAAAAGGAAACCGAATGA
- a CDS encoding TonB-dependent receptor — protein MKNALSMYWKYCFLLISLLIKTEAISQNQPSEKKPKIKELEEVLISNNSAQKSKKEESLNVETVNNSFIQRNLGGSLMQSLQKLPGVKTISIGSGGSKPLIRGLSFNQVIVVENGLKHEGQQWGADHGLEIDQYAVNRVEIIKGPSSFIYGSDAVGGAINIKPLPFPSQNTFGGSVDLTGKSNNAQFGSSINLFGRNKKWFFDSRITTMDYGDYRVPTDVVHVYSYAVPLYKNHLRNTAGREFDFHLSSGYSGEHFKSVFYFSNVHTKSGFFANAHGLEPRNVDLELHDKSSRDILMPYQQVNHLKVSNTTSFQLGNHAFETQIGFQNNFRREYSHYVNHGYMSPIYPEDMYAPQDLERQYDKDVWSFSAKDEFRMNNHQITVGSNVVFQQNEIGGWSFLIPSFTQFNAGLFAYDKMELNEKWFLNGAVRYDYGKINMKSYHDWFESPVSENNQTEMEYLQRSQDLTKTFDSFTWSVGANYNPGKLSLKANLGSSFRMPIAKELASNGVNYHYFRFEKGNPNLDAERSYQLDLGMEWKDQNFSFQFTPFANYFPNFIYLNPTSAHDIYYGAGNQVFEYEQSKVFRYGAELQTRYYFLKSLSAEIGAEYLYSEQKSGSKKGYTLPFSPPPSVLFGLNYEPQISFLKEPYFSFDYRFTAEQNNIVPPEKKTKESHVFNLAFGSKVKTGKQDISINIQIQNLFNTRYLNHTSFYRLIELPEAGRNIIVSMKIPFLVSR, from the coding sequence ATGAAGAATGCCCTATCCATGTATTGGAAATATTGTTTTTTACTTATCAGTTTATTAATTAAGACGGAAGCTATTTCTCAAAATCAGCCTTCAGAAAAGAAACCGAAAATCAAGGAGCTTGAAGAAGTTTTAATCAGCAATAATTCTGCACAAAAAAGCAAAAAAGAGGAATCGCTGAATGTCGAAACGGTAAACAATAGTTTCATTCAGCGTAATCTTGGCGGAAGTCTGATGCAGTCTTTGCAGAAATTGCCGGGCGTTAAAACCATTTCGATTGGTTCCGGAGGTTCTAAACCGCTTATTCGTGGTTTGAGTTTCAATCAGGTTATTGTGGTGGAGAACGGTTTGAAACACGAAGGCCAGCAATGGGGCGCGGATCACGGACTGGAAATCGATCAATATGCGGTTAATCGGGTAGAAATTATAAAAGGCCCTTCTTCATTTATCTATGGATCTGATGCTGTGGGCGGTGCAATCAATATTAAACCGCTTCCTTTTCCGTCTCAAAACACTTTTGGCGGAAGCGTAGATCTTACCGGAAAAAGCAACAATGCGCAATTTGGAAGTTCTATTAATTTATTTGGAAGAAACAAAAAATGGTTCTTTGATTCTCGAATAACCACAATGGATTACGGCGATTATCGCGTTCCAACAGATGTGGTTCATGTGTATAGTTATGCTGTTCCGTTATACAAAAATCATCTGCGAAATACGGCTGGACGTGAATTTGATTTTCATTTAAGTTCAGGCTATTCCGGAGAGCATTTTAAATCGGTTTTCTATTTCAGTAACGTTCATACCAAAAGCGGATTTTTCGCGAATGCGCATGGACTCGAACCGCGAAATGTAGATCTGGAATTACACGATAAATCGAGCCGTGATATTTTGATGCCGTATCAGCAAGTCAATCATTTAAAGGTGAGTAATACTACTTCCTTTCAGTTGGGAAATCATGCTTTTGAAACCCAGATAGGTTTTCAAAATAATTTTAGAAGAGAATATAGCCATTATGTTAATCATGGTTATATGTCTCCAATTTATCCTGAAGATATGTACGCCCCGCAAGATTTGGAACGTCAATATGATAAGGATGTCTGGTCGTTTTCTGCTAAAGATGAATTCAGAATGAATAATCATCAAATTACGGTTGGTTCGAATGTGGTTTTCCAGCAAAATGAAATTGGGGGATGGAGTTTTTTAATTCCGTCTTTCACACAATTCAACGCGGGTTTATTTGCTTATGACAAAATGGAACTGAATGAAAAATGGTTTTTAAACGGCGCTGTTCGTTACGATTATGGAAAAATCAACATGAAATCCTATCACGATTGGTTTGAAAGTCCCGTTTCTGAAAACAATCAGACGGAAATGGAATATTTACAGCGTTCTCAAGATTTGACTAAAACATTTGACAGTTTTACATGGTCGGTTGGAGCAAATTACAATCCGGGAAAACTTTCGCTGAAAGCCAATTTGGGTTCGAGTTTTAGAATGCCTATTGCCAAAGAACTGGCTTCAAACGGCGTGAATTATCATTATTTCCGATTCGAAAAAGGAAATCCGAATTTGGATGCAGAACGTTCCTATCAACTGGATTTGGGAATGGAATGGAAAGACCAAAACTTCTCTTTTCAGTTTACTCCGTTTGCCAATTATTTTCCGAATTTTATTTATCTGAATCCAACCTCGGCTCATGACATTTATTATGGTGCAGGAAATCAGGTTTTTGAATACGAACAAAGTAAAGTCTTTCGCTACGGTGCAGAATTGCAGACAAGATATTATTTCCTGAAATCTCTGAGCGCAGAAATCGGTGCCGAATATCTTTATTCGGAACAAAAATCAGGAAGCAAAAAAGGTTATACGCTTCCATTTTCGCCACCGCCTTCGGTTTTGTTTGGATTGAATTACGAACCTCAAATTAGCTTTTTAAAAGAACCTTATTTTTCTTTTGATTATCGTTTTACAGCAGAACAAAATAATATCGTTCCGCCAGAAAAAAAGACCAAGGAAAGTCATGTTTTTAATCTGGCCTTTGGCTCAAAAGTAAAAACAGGAAAACAGGATATCAGCATCAATATTCAGATCCAGAATTTATTTAATACAAGATATTTAAATCACACCAGCTTTTACCGACTTATCGAACTTCCTGAAGCGGGAAGAAACATTATTGTTTCTATGAAGATTCCGTTTTTGGTTTCGCGATAA
- a CDS encoding helix-turn-helix transcriptional regulator: MEHSGQKLDKYYIRKVDADKKSIYCHHDLMGELFIPPHRHVKAQLLYAEGDVVFVTTETKTYFLPARHFIWIPGGVEHSIEPKSESVTMRNLYFPVEKDEDDFYKVEGIYPVNNLLLQMMLFTNRWNGDLKKGTPNFTIAKAIKAILPQICTNNLPLELPQPKDKRLGKILRYIENNLGETILFADVAHEFGYSERSLYRLFQKDLNMSFIQYYTIRRILKAIELLLERKLSVKEVAEEVGYNSVPTFSNTFFKILGQRPSDYLNGEEILERK, encoded by the coding sequence ATGGAACATTCCGGTCAGAAACTCGATAAATACTACATCCGGAAAGTAGATGCCGATAAAAAAAGCATTTATTGCCACCACGATTTGATGGGAGAATTATTTATTCCGCCACACAGACATGTCAAAGCACAATTGCTTTATGCTGAAGGCGATGTTGTTTTTGTAACGACGGAAACCAAAACTTACTTTTTACCAGCGCGACATTTTATCTGGATTCCGGGTGGAGTGGAGCACAGCATCGAACCGAAATCAGAAAGTGTTACGATGCGAAATCTGTATTTTCCGGTTGAAAAAGACGAGGATGACTTTTATAAAGTAGAAGGAATTTATCCTGTCAATAATTTGTTATTGCAAATGATGCTTTTTACGAATCGCTGGAATGGTGATCTTAAAAAAGGAACTCCAAACTTTACAATTGCCAAGGCTATAAAAGCGATTCTTCCGCAAATTTGTACTAATAATTTACCTTTAGAATTACCACAACCAAAAGACAAACGCCTTGGGAAAATTCTTCGTTATATTGAAAATAATCTAGGCGAAACCATTCTGTTTGCTGATGTGGCACATGAATTTGGTTACAGCGAACGCTCTTTGTATCGCTTGTTTCAAAAAGATCTCAATATGTCTTTTATTCAATATTATACCATTCGCCGAATCTTAAAAGCGATTGAACTTTTATTAGAAAGAAAACTTTCAGTAAAAGAGGTAGCCGAAGAAGTTGGTTACAACAGTGTTCCAACTTTTAGTAATACATTTTTCAAAATTTTAGGACAAAGACCTTCCGATTATTTAAACGGGGAAGAGATTTTAGAACGAAAGTAA